The genomic segment TGGCCGGGAGTTTTGTGTTAGACGCCCGATAGTCGGAAGCCGTTGAATCGTAAACAGAAATTGGAGACTTATCTGTGTAGACGGAAGGAGAATAAGCCGGAGCAGAAGTAATGGGAGTTTTATACTCGACGGTTTTTTCGGTGTAGGCTAGAGTAGAGTAAACTGGCGCAGCAGTGGTGGAAGTTTTGTACCCTGGAGTTTTTTCAGTATAGGCTGGAGCAGTAGGCTTGGAGTATGCCGGAACGGAGTAAGCCGGAGCAGAGGAGTAAACCGGTGCGGCAGTAGTGGGAGCTTTGTACCCAGTTGTTTTTTCAGTATAGGTCGGAGCAGAGTAAACTGGTGCAGCTGTAGTTGGAGTTTTGTACTCGGGAGCTTTTGTCGTATAGGCTGGGGCAGAATAAACTGGAGTAGAAGTTGTGGGAGTTTTGTACTCGGGAGATTTTTCGGTATAGGACGGCGCTGAGTAAACTGGCGCAGCAGTGGTAGATGTTTTGTATTCGGTAACTTTAGCAGTATAGGCTGGAGCCGAGTAAACTGGTGCAGCAGTAGTAGATGTTTTGTATCCAGGAGCTTTTTCGGTGTAGGCTGGAGCAGAGTAAACTGGAGAGGTGGTAGTGGGAGTTTTGTACTCGGGAGATTTTTCGGTATTAGCCGGAGCAGAGTAAACCGGAGCAGAGTATGCTGGGGCAGCGTAAACCGGAGCAGAGTATGCCGGGGCAGCGTAAACTGGTGAGGTGGTAGTGGGAGTTTTGTACTCAGGAGCCTTTTCGGTATAAGCTGGGGCAGTGTAAACCGGAGCAGAGTATGCCGGGGCAGCGTAAACTGGAGAGGTGGTAGTGGGAGTTTTGTACTCGGGAGCTTTTTCGGTATAAGCCGGAGCAGAGTAAACCGGAGCAGAGTATGCTGGGGCAGAGTAAACCGGAGATGAATACGCTGGGGCAGAGTAAACAGGAGAAGAGTACGCCGGGGCAGAGTAAACTGTCGAAGCAGTAGTAGAAGAATCATACTCGGGAGCTTTTTCggtgtaagctggggcagaGTAAACCGGTGAAGAGTATGATGGAGCGGACGGAGAGTAGACTGGCGCAGCAGTAGTAGAAGTTTTGTATTCGGGAGCTTTTTCGGTGTAGGCTGGAGCAGAGTAAACTGGTGCGGCAGTAGTAAGAGGTTTGTATTCACGAACGCTTTCCGAATAAGCTGGAGCGGAATAGGCTGGAGGGGAGTAGGACGGAGTGGAATAGGCTGGAGCGGAGTAGGACGGAGCGGATTGAGAAGAGTCGGCTGGGGCAGAGTAAACGGGATTGTAGTCCTGATCGGAAGGCTCTGGAGCGGAGTAGGTTGAAGAGGTGTAAGTCGGAGAGGAATACGTTGGAGCGGAATACGTTGGAGCGGGGTAAGCCGGGGCGGAGTAAGCCGGGGCGGACTTGGTCGGCACGGAATAAGCCGGAGCGGGCTTGGCCGGTTCGGAGTAAGCCGGGGCAGAGTAAGCCGGAGCAGAGTAAGCCGGGGCAGAGTAAGCCGGGGCGGTCTTGGTCGGCTCGGAGTAAGCCGGGGCGGACTTTGTCTGCTCGGAATAAGTCGGGGGCTTGGCCGGTTCGGAGTAAGCCGGAGCAGAGTAAGTTGGGGCGGTCTTGGCCGGTTCGGAGTAAGCCGGGGCAGAGTAAGCCGGGGCAGAGTAAGCCGGGGCAGTGTAAGCCGGCGCAGAGTAAGCCGGCGCAGAGTATGCCGGGGTGGAGTAAGCCGGGGCGGTCTTGGTCGGCTCGGAATAAGCCGGGGCGGTCTTGGCCGGTTCGGAGTAAGCCGGGGCAGAGTAAGCCGGAGCAGAGTAAGCCGGGGCAGAGTAAGCCGGGGCGGTCTTCGTCGGCTCGGAGTAAGCCGGAGCGGGCTTGGCCGGTTCGGAGTAAGCCGGGGCAGAGTAAGCCGGGGCAGAGTAAGCCGGGGCAGAGTAAGCCGGCGCAGAGTAAACCGGCGCAGAGTAAGCCGGGGCGGTCTTGGTCGGCTCGGAGTAAGCCGGGGCGGTCTTGGTCGGCTCGGAGTAAGCTGGAGCAGAGTAAGTTGGGGCGGTCTTGGCCGGTTCGGAGTAAGCCGGGGCCGAATAAGTTGGAGCTGAATAAGCCGGAGCGGAATACGTTGGAGCGGTGTAAGCCGGAGCAGAATATGTCGGTTCGGAGTAAGCCGGGGCGGAATATGTCGGCTCGGAGTAAGCCGGAGCGGAGTAGACTGGAGCTGAATAAGCCGGAGCGGAGTAAGACGGTGAGGGTACATATTTTCCATCCGATGTATGAGCCGAGTcgtattttccattttcaacagTCCTATCTGGGCCACGAATTTCACCGTTGCCTGGTTGTTTgactatataaaaaaagaaacaaaaaacaaacagttaaTTTTGCATACAAgagacaaaaattcaaatcaattctgTTGATTGTTGAAAACGCATTTACCTAGGTAATAAGGAGTATTGGCCACCTCATCCTTGGTAGACTTATCATAAGTGCTAGTTTCTTTGTAGCTGAAAGAGTTGTCCGGTTTGGAAGGTCCTACAGGGCCGGAAACTTTACCGGATTCACCGTATTTGTTATCAGTTTGGGAATAGCTAGCCAGCTGGGCGTTATTGATAGCTACAGCAGTTTCGCGATTCCCAGCTGAGGCATATGAACCATAAGGATCAGATGATCCAGACACTGCAAGGGAATCTGTATATTTCTGCGACTGATAACTGCCCGTCGATGCCCCACCTTCGTATTTGACAGCTTTCGAATAGGATGGCGTGGTTGTAGTCGTTGTATATTGCTGGTCACCGGAGTAAGCGGGGGAGGCGACAATGATGCGCACAGGGTTGGATTCACCGGCTATGGTGGCGGCAGGAATAGCCAGGACAACTTTCGTCTGTTGTTTTCCTGAGTAAGAGCCCTGCGATGGTTCCTTGACGACTAGTCCAGCCGATTGGCAATCACCGCAACCGGAAGAGACGACAGATTCACCGTAGTACGTCGGTCGGGGATCCTTGTAGAGACCTTCTCCCGTCACCAACTTGCCACTCAGATATCCTGGACTTCCCATAGGGATGGCGGCCGGTTTCTTCTCCAGTGGTTGCTTCAACTTGACGGCGTTGGCATTGCTGGAACTGCCGACGGCCCCTCCAGAGCACTGAGGAACCAGCCACGGCCAGTTGCACAACAAATTTTCCTCGTCAAAGAGGAGCCCAAATGGACAACGGAATTCGTATTGGGTGAAGGTGACACCGTCCTTGGCGTAGTCGCGACAGGCGAAGAACCAGCGACAGTTTTCAGGATCGGCAAAGTATCCCTCGCCTGGGCAGACGAATTTGTTCATGGGAACTGGGCGAATCTCGCTGGATCCTCCGCAAGGAGCGGCCTGGGACGGCCAGGTGCAGACTTCCCACTTCTCATCAAAGACTAATCCTTCCGGGCAGTCGTACTCGAAAACGGTGAAATCGTCCACGTACTGGTCGAATTTGACGCAACGGTAGAAACTTCCGCAATCCTCCGGATGGCGGTAATAGCCTTGACGGGAGCACTGCAGACTGCTCTCCAGCGGCTGGCGGACGACGCTGGTCTCGCCGGAACGGGCGACGATGCGGACGATCCGGTAGGGTGAAGCTCGGACACGGTCGTTGTACAACGGGCTGGACAGGGTGGTGGCAACAGAAGAAAGATCGTCCTGCAGGGATTTGGCCAGCTGACGCCTGGTCCGATTGCCAGATTCTTGGTTGAGAAATTGTTCGTAGTAGATTTGAGTCATGGATGGAGAAACGGGCGTTTCTGATTGGCTGGGCTTCTCGTCAATATTGCCGGGCATGATTGCCACTCCAGCGATATCGCGCAAAAGGAAGTACTTGGCCTGTATTTGTAATGATTATTAAGGCTGTATACAATGGACGGAAATGACTAGAGTGGCTTTGAGTGGTTTACCTTGATCATAGCGGCCATTTCGTCATCAAAGGCAATCCAATCTCCGTCTTGGGAGTAAGCATATGTACCTGTCAAATCATCGTCTCTCTCTATCGTCCAATTGCCTTTCTTCAAGATCGAGTGCAGCTATTTGACAGACAACAAAATACAtgcaaagaaatggaaattgacACATTTTTACGATGAGAAACCGGAAAATGAGAGAAAGTGCATGTTTACCTGTTCCATGCTGATTTGAGTGGGGCCTTGGGCAATCTGGGATCCGGGTAGGTTTTGTTTGGCATCTCTCAGAAGAAATTGGAGGGCGAATGTGGGTACGGCTGCCACTACACGATCGGACGATACACCCAGGCTTGTCACAAGATCCAATACAGAATCCTTCACAATTATCATAAAagcataaaaatgaaataaagaaagataaacttttgtattcaattattttatttcaagttgtGTATATTACCGTATTCAGGATATCGGAGATTCCCATAAGGCGGCTGTGGTGGTAGGTTGCGTTGGATGCGTCCTCTATGTTATGGGTGGAGACGACGAATAAGTCGACCgttctgtaaaataaatatcattcGAACATTAGGTAAAATACGAATTCAATATTTCTGGCTGTGAATTTACCTCGCTAAAGGCTTGAGATCGAATCCTTTCACCAGCTGTTCCGGTGAAGTCGGCAGACGGAGTAGGATCAAAGGTCGCATCGCATCAATTTCCATATCGTCAGCGATTGTGctttaatgaatttcaaaaaataaaatagatgaATCAATGTTACTGGAAGGACAATTCAAGAGGAAAGTCTACCTGTTGATGTGGGTGGTGGAAATTGGTGTGTTGGTGACGATCACTTTCTCTTGTAGAACAGCGTGCAAATCCTTCACGtagacacacaaaataaacaattcaatttacaGTAACTTAATCAAAGAGtagtaaattattaattataattGTAATTCATTTAAAGGGTTGATATCAAAGTATATACCGTGTGATAGTTAAATGAAATAGGTCAAGTAAATTGACCAAATTCTGaagctaaaataaaaaaagcttttcaatTTCGCGCTACAATCGCCAAAGGCTCTTAATTTACCTCATTTCAACAAACCCAGGATTATAAGTTAagattcaaagaaaagaaaacactaTAATAATTCacgtcaaaaaaaaattaacgcaaccgtaaaagaaaagtaaagttCTAgattacaaataataaaaagtcaGCTCTAGTGTGTATAAAATAATCGAGTTGACATACCTTCATGAAAAGAACAAGGTTGGCTTTATCTTTCTTGGAATTTTCGTCGGTGCTGGGTTGTTGCCAATGGATTTCCACGCCTTCGATAAGTAGGTCGTCAATCATCCGCGCCACACCGCCAACAATCGAGTGGACGGAAGAGTCGGCGGAAAAGTCTCGGGCCGACACGGCCAGCGAAAGGACGCGGCGCATTCGCCCACCATTTCGGGAGCCACTAATCGTTTTCAAGTACGCAACTATTTCTGTGaacgataaagaaaaaaaggaaaggtgtTAATGATGCTACGTTGTGTCTACCTTCTCTGTTCACGAGTTAGACAAGTCGCCGGGGCCCAGGCGTCGCCCATTTTTGGCGTCTTATAAAGTCACGTTAATATCATGTCGTGACACTCTCTTTAGCCTGAGCCGTGAGTCACTGGATCTCTCTCGGCGATGATGTAACCACTACCTCACTAATAATAACCTATTCGAAATTGAATTACCTTCGTTTAACGCAAAGTCCGTACTGTTTTGCGTGATATTCACGACGGATGGAACGACTAGATGAGAGCAACGGCAGGCCAGGTCGTCATTCTCCAAGTTGTTGATGGAACTGTCGGTGTAGCACAGGATGAATCGATTCGGTTCTTCTATTCCGCtgcaatctttttttatttcaatttttaaaaaatggtaatgAGCAtttgagagaaagaagaatcaaagTTTCAATAGAGAAAGTAAATTATTACCTGAAGATGAGGCGACAACAGATCCCAGGAAAAGACAACCGATCAAAACGCAAACAAAGTGAGAGTTGTCCATCTCTCCGTTCTACTTTGATATACGTGAGCTTTTGCAACACAAGTTAATTGTCTTTGCAGTGGCCTGCCAAATAGAAATGCAAATGCTAAGGTTACACAACAACAAGGTTATCGTGCAATTTCTAGGAATTTCCATATACAGAAGCAAATCCATATCTAAATAGGGCATTCCCAATCGGAATAACTGTTGTTTGTAACAAACGACCTTGCAAtgtcgttcatttttttcgggggaaaatttacatattttctcgttggcttttttttttttatgtcggAAGATGTGATAACTGACCCCATCAAATCTTGGTCGTTCATCGGCCTTTGTACTAATACTTGTGGTTGAAAACATGGCATAGAAATAAAAGTCGATGTTGTCGAGTCGAGAACTTGGGCACTACTGAGCAGACGACACCACGTGTCTGTAAGAACAAGTGATCGTTTACAGGGGATACAAAGAAAGTGAAGGCAGGGTAAGGAAAAATTACCGCCAAAACTGTCATCCACATTGGTATACCCGGTAAACGATATTTTCTACCTGCGGCCATAATTTGTGCGCgcgtgtttctttttgattcgaaATAGCTTACACGCTTCAGCCTACAGGATGATATAATAATGGCGTCTGGAAGTGGTTGAACCAAACGCACTTTCATATTGGCTAAAAGTATGCCTCACAGCTAGTTCGTCCTTCACTGTAAAATAACAGCAGACGCGCTTCCCAAATATAATAATGACCTGATAACAAAAATCGTGCCAGCTACGCCTACAACAGCAccgtcaaaagaaattattttcttttcccgaccGCGCATTCCCTTTCGTTTTTTCGtctggaaaaaaggaattttacttttgatttgattgtccAACGATATAGTTGAGAATTTCTCAGCGTTTAAACGGTAGCGCATGCAAATTCCCGAAGTTGTGCATCTcaactgtttgaaaaaaaaaaaaatacaaaaaagttttttctcgttcaattttagaaatcggcgtttgaaatatttcgattgGAGCCAAACTGAAAGTCGGTGAACGCTAAACACTTTCTACTCAAGATTTTGGGATAAAGAAGAGGAATTGCTCTTCTTGGCTAGCTAGCCCTACACTTATAAAATGTATATGCCATCGCATATACAAGTTGTAACTATATAGTGTACAAGTTGTAGCTTACACTGCCGGTATCCAGGTCAGCGAGTTCCAAGTACGTTGGCCAATATTTCTCGTGCAAAACGACTGGGGGGGAAAAAGTTCTATGTGAAGGTCTATCATATCACATGTACAAGAGCAGCTCGGCAGTTGCTTATGGCAGATGATGGCAGCTAGTAGAAAACTGGTCCAAGGTTGTTGTATATAACTTGCCAGTTGCATACTGTATTACCTTTAGGATGACTAGCTGCGTtcgagactgctgctgctggtgcaaACGCGAAAAGGGGAGAGGTCGCTCACGATCACATTCCAGTTTGGCTTCAAGAATTACCGACGAATCATTCCTTTCTAGGTCCCTTGGCAAATTTCACGAACCCGCGATAGAGTTGAGTCAAAGACCGGTTTGGGTTTCCctcttgtattattattgttatcgCTCTATAGaagcttgtttttttgttttaaagagTTTGTTGGCTCTCGACGCTGGTTGACAGAAATCTCGAGTGTGATGAAATTCGACTCTTGGCCAACGAATAAGATACAGCAACAAAGCGCTTTCACATGAATCAACCGCCCCATTGATGATTGACAAGACACAGCAACAAAGTTGTAACAGCGCAGCAGAGACTTACCCCGAACGAATGTTGTGTGAGAATCAATTCAGCTCCGATGGTGAGCGATTTAGCACGGGCTCACAAGAGCGACAGATGTGGAGAGTGCAAATTAAAATTGTGTGAATAGACGAATATGTTTCAGGTGCTGCTTTcgtgagtgagagagagagatatccCGGCAAACGGCTAGCGATCAAGGCTCTCCCCGTCGTTTTGAAATGCTGAGGGGGCAATCCTTTTAGTGATCCAACCGACGCCAAGACGAGGGAACTTGCGTGAACAACTGAACGGTGAACGAGTCACAAGCGCAACATATACTGCCTGGCAAGAAGCGAAAGGGTTTCTGAGCATGGGCACAGTAACTGTGCCCTGGTTTAAAAGGTAGCGCTTTTGGTTCAAGCCCTGCCCCCTTTTTGTTGGCTGGCTTTTGTGTGTCTATTGCGACAAGCCAAAAGTTCCACTTTTTCCACCTTCACTTTCCAAAGGCGTTAAAGAAACGCCAACCAATGTGTAGTACTACAAGGTGCTCCTGCCAAATCATCAACATTTCAGCTCATAAGcctaaaaagataaaaaaccTAGACTCGTTTTATTTCGTGGATTTCATAcgaaaatatttgattccCAGCGtacaatttagaaaatgtagtcaaaaatattaaatggaTTGATTAACGTTCATTTTCTCAACATCAAGAAATACTTGATTGTTGGAGGATCAATGTAAAAGCTGATGGCTACTACACGGATCTGTTATTTGTCTGATTGTGACGTTGACCCTTTTGTATACCTGCGGTCTTAATAGGATGATTATTATAAAGCAGATAATTAGAGCGTTAATCAAACTATTGATTTTACTGCGATTGAGATGttacgaagaaagaaaaacttataAAATGTAATATAATCGGACATGTTATAATTTGGAATGAAGGCAAATGAAAGTCATCCAATTTCGTTGATAAACATAATCCAGATTCTGCGTTCGTCTATTGCGACATTTGCCATCGGCTGTGGGCAATCTGACAATAATTGCGTTGCACACCCGGCACCCGGTGCAACAACTATACTCGACATCGAGTTATTCCAGCAGCTTTTGGCCGCGGCCTTATTTGCTCGACGCCGTCCACTACACTACTATACTACATTGGTGAGAAAATCAATGTGAAAACAAACGACTTGTGTTATACATACAAGAGACAACTTCCATGTTTTTCATGCTTGTCAAGATATATGCAGtaaatgtttatttgattccacgaaatcacttttattttcaaaagtgtgtacaatttctttattacataTTTGTCCTTTTTCCTTTACACACTCAGGGtcagaattatttttctcttttgtcatAAAAATTAATGTCGCTGATGCGGATGATTCGTTTATTGTGTTATCGTGAATGCCGCCGTTAATATCGACGAAAGTCGCCAGattttttgctgttgttgttgttgttgttgttgttgtgggtttttttcgTTAGATTTTCCCCGTGCATAACGTGTTGGGTACGCACTTGGCCGCTTACATGTGTTTATAACGATAGTTCTACAAGTGTTACCACATATAGGTTACCTTGACTATTTGGCAAATCATCAAGAGCAACTTGTTGgatttcgtttttcctttatttgtCATTTTCCTTTCTATATGCAGCGCTCGAGTATATATCGTTAAAGCAAATATGAAACTGGCGCCAGGGAAAACTGAATCCTATATCAACATTCCATAGTCCGATTGTTGGTTGCTACAGCATTTTGCGCAAGAATTTTAACGATACAGAAAAACGATCTGGAAAAAACCGCTCCTATAAGATTGTCGACACAAAATTAACGTCAGCAaatgcaacacacacaaaaaactgCATGTTAGGTGCCAAAAGAAATCATGCGCAGTCAAGTTGTGTTGTTGACGAGATGCCAAGcgaaatgtataacaaatgaATGTCGCTTGTAAGCAACAAAAAACTTGTAAAATtcacttctttatttcaatAGCCATCAAAAATTAGAATCGATctgaattatttttggttgGGACCCTTTAGACTATCCGCATTATTTAAGCTATCTATATAGCAACatcaagagagaaatgaattgaaatccTAAACGGATAAAATTCTTCTCTGTATATGTAATTCAAGTCTCTTTTGACTTGACAGCCATCAGAACAACAAGGAATGAATTTCCACGACGGTGAACAATAACTCGTGATGGGGCTTTTGCTTCCAACATTGCAAAAagccatttgaaaaaaaaactactatAAAAAGCCGCAGTCGTGTTGCGTGTTTCCTTTCCATTGAAACcgaaattgaaacattttctcccCCGGCCCCCATCTCTGGTTTTTAACGCTAAGGTTGACgactttgaaaatgattttttaaatcattctttatTGCGTGTTCAGTATTTTTCACGAAGTATTGGAGATTGGATGGGATGATGCAATCTTATGAAAGATGCATTTGGCCTACTGAGAGGCTGTATTTTTATATCACAATTGCTAATAATTCTGTCATAACTCTTATATCTCTACTATCTACAAAACAATTACACTTAGAATAGTTTAATTAAATCCAAAATAATTCATATAACTCAATTTTAGGTTGACCCCTGGTtagttcacaaaaaaaaaaatagctgtaCATTCGTCATTCAGGTCATTTTTATTATCCATCGCAATGCACCGtcgtaattttttgtttgacgttctacttttgacttttttttttcttttctctaagTAAGAACGCCGCAAGTTCCTGCAATTTGCACGCAGATGAATTCATGGTGATTTCTGCACCGATCACGCCCAAAACGGATATGGATAAGGTTCTGACTCATACGTATTTGTCCAATAGAAGGTTCAACATAAAAAGACAGGCTTGCTATATAGctgctatgtgtgtgtgtcttagaTTACAGTGCGATTTTGGTGCAATCTCATTTCACGAATAATATCAAAGCTGTCCGATCCAATAGATTATTATCTGAGAACTCTTGAGGGCTATAGACATTATTATATCTTAAAGTATCAAAAGATGACCCGGAAACAATATTAGGCTCAACTTGCACAAGCAACTGCAATCGAACTGcaaggaaaattgaaatataaaaatttaaaaataacttaaataataatgagGAGAAAGAGTGTTCAACAAATTTAATCGGCAGCAAAGGggtgaattaaatttaaaaataaaataaaataaactattGGTGCACGCCTAAAATAGTATACAGCATACACTATAGAAGCGAGAGATCATTTGTCTTGATTCTTGATCCAATTAACTAATAATTATCACATAATCGagtcaaaaatgattttctggGTCTTGTTATAATAGCAggtaattgaaattattttccacAAAAGGAATAGAATGAAATGAAGAGTCTCAACTGCTAAGTAGAAATCTGGAGCAACGAAATTACACGGCAAGTTTGTTTTAGGGTCGGGTGTATATAAAAACATGTAAAGTCGACAGACGAAAAAAGATCTcttgttatattattattctcgCGGAGCGGTATAGAAGCGTGCAGTATTAAAAACGTGCGTTACTATCTCCCCCCAGCAAAGGTTGTCGAATCACCTGgcggagagcagcagcagcaagcagcgCAGGCCTCACATCAGCAGTAGGTATACGAAGCGatattgaattttaagttgTAACTCGTGCCGAGAAGGAAAAGTAGGATACATTACCAAGCATTTGGTCTATGGCAGCTCAACGATATTGGCTGGCTAAAAATTTCTACCGCCACTGCGGCGACGATCCGATCCAAATTGGCATTTGCTCAAGTCAATttctctttgtctttttttgtttcccctccctctctctccctagAGCATATCTATCTCAAGGGTATTTCAATACAACAATCggccttatatatatatatacgtatatatttatttatttatgtgaGTAAAGAAATGGAAGCCTGTGGGACCGCCTGGTGCACACGAACGCGGAGGTAAAATAGTGTGCGCCTTCCATCGCACCAGGAAAGTGAAAGTGACGGTTTGGCAGCAAATCAAAACACCGAAAATGAATGCGCTTGCCAATTAATAGTTATATTAGAGAACCATCGGCCGGCCAATAACTTGACATTGCATATCGTGTTCACTTTTATTTGTCAGTCGAAAGTTGAGATCTACTTTTAGGAGTCATCCACCCACCCATACACATTCCGCTATCCAAACTGAAATATCCATCGATTCAAAgatgattttgaatttcaatgaaatttatCTTAGCTTATACCACGTAATAACAGAATGGATCATCTGTCGtttgaatattcaaatgaaagaCCATGAAGAAATTGTCAAGGCTTTTATTTATCGATGCAACGATAAACGAATTCCTCTCATAGCTCAGTCTGTCACAATCTGAATCTGACAGGCTGCTGTCGATTCTTTATATACATAAACATGCATACACACAAGCAGCCATCGAAAAAATTCTTGAGTGCAGCATATACGTTTAAAGacactaaaaaaaagtcgacTCAAAGTCCAAAAGGCAAACAACATTGTCTACGTCACCAAGGCCGCTTGGGTGTTGATTGGTTCGGTCAGGACTGTCGTGACCCAGATAACGTTGAACGGGCAACCCAAGTGATATTGATGCGAGTACCGGTGCCAGAGCCTATATGAATATGGCTGCGATTGTAACAGCAGCAAGGACCTTGAATGGATCTTTTAGCTATTCTATATAatctcatcattttctttttggcaacTAATGTTATTATGgacgtatttttatttgattttttcttttctttttttctttttttttcaaccgaAATGAGCCAGTTTCCGATAGTCAAATCGAGCCAATCATAACCCAAAAGAAGCCTGTCATATTCAAACTGGTTTCAGCCGGCCTTCGGACAGTTAtaatactgctgctgctgctgttgcaaaGGCCGATTGCTTGGGTCAATGTCactcatcagcagcagcacagccctCTTTATTCAGCTCAAACTTGTTTAGAGAAATTTCAGAAGTTGCCTAGTTGGGTTACTTGTGTCAGCTACTGTGCGCTGTTCTATTTCTCGCTATACATATGTACTCGAccagcttttttttactcttgaCTTATTTGCGAGCACGCTGGAAAATTTAGAATTGCATCAAATGCTCTCAAATAATGAACGGGTCCGTCTACGTCATCCAAGttcgtttatttattgataAGCGTCCGAGAAATACTCGGAAATTCAACATCGCTGAACATCGTTTattcattaaagaaaaagttggccTAGTCGCTAGATATTTAATTTATGCTAAAGGCTATGCTTTCATGTTTAATGATGAAAGAGCTAATAGTATCGtacgatataaaaaaaaccacttATGGCATAAGAAATTTTGGCCCATATCACCATTTCCATTCCATTATAATATTAATCAGCTCttgaaagaaaagtgaaatccTATACATACGTTGTTAGACCTAAAGAAATTAGGCTTATAAGAAAGCGGGTtcgtaatttaaaacattgtgTGATTTATAATTTAAACAGTCCGATTACACTCGGTCAAAAGTCTTGCACCTCAACCACCCGTGCCACCGCTTTGTTCTCGGTGTATATCTTCACGCCGCTCTCGATGTCAAATTCGTGCATGTAATCTAAGTAATAAGTAAAGTGAGCACGATAGGATTTCTTTTCTACACGCTGAACGCTTGAGCTACGTTTCAGACACGAGCATTAATGGTGGACAATTACGTTAAAATCCACTTCTTTTACTACCCCGAAAGGAGTCAAAGGTGAGAGAGCAACTCCACCCTGGCGCATAGCTTGCTAGTTGCAGTCGACTCGTTTGcattgcagccattttttaaaatcaaatatttgttgttcCACTCGAGTGATATTCGAATTTTATCTTATTGGCACATTCCGCTCCAATGAAtaaatttaccaaaaaaagaagaaaaaaaaatccgatatTCCCGGTATGTCCATTATGTGAAGCACGTAcgcccatttcattttttcccaataAACGATTCCATTTCACGTTTGTACTATGGCAGTGATGAGAGTGTTCTGGATCGAAAAACCGAGTTTCCAGGT from the Daphnia pulex isolate KAP4 chromosome 1, ASM2113471v1 genome contains:
- the LOC124194520 gene encoding flocculation protein FLO11-like isoform X2 — translated: MDNSHFVCVLIGCLFLGSVVASSSDCSGIEEPNRFILCYTDSSINNLENDDLACRCSHLVVPSVVNITQNSTDFALNEEIVAYLKTISGSRNGGRMRRVLSLAVSARDFSADSSVHSIVGGVARMIDDLLIEGVEIHWQQPSTDENSKKDKANLVLFMKDLHAVLQEKVIVTNTPISTTHINSTIADDMEIDAMRPLILLRLPTSPEQLVKGFDLKPLARTVDLFVVSTHNIEDASNATYHHSRLMGISDILNTDSVLDLVTSLGVSSDRVVAAVPTFALQFLLRDAKQNLPGSQIAQGPTQISMEQLHSILKKGNWTIERDDDLTGTYAYSQDGDWIAFDDEMAAMIKAKYFLLRDIAGVAIMPGNIDEKPSQSETPVSPSMTQIYYEQFLNQESGNRTRRQLAKSLQDDLSSVATTLSSPLYNDRVRASPYRIVRIVARSGETSVVRQPLESSLQCSRQGYYRHPEDCGSFYRCVKFDQYVDDFTVFEYDCPEGLVFDEKWEVCTWPSQAAPCGGSSEIRPVPMNKFVCPGEGYFADPENCRWFFACRDYAKDGVTFTQYEFRCPFGLLFDEENLLCNWPWLVPQCSGGAVGSSSNANAVKLKQPLEKKPAAIPMGSPGYLSGKLVTGEGLYKDPRPTYYGESVVSSGCGDCQSAGLVVKEPSQGSYSGKQQTKVVLAIPAATIAGESNPVRIIVASPAYSGDQQYTTTTTTPSYSKAVKYEGGASTGSYQSQKYTDSLAVSGSSDPYGSYASAGNRETAVAINNAQLASYSQTDNKYGESGKVSGPVGPSKPDNSFSYKETSTYDKSTKDEVANTPYYLVKQPGNGEIRGPDRTVENGKYDSAHTSDGKYVPSPSYSAPAYSAPVYSAPAYSEPTYSAPAYSEPTYSAPAYTAPTYSAPAYSAPTYSAPAYSEPAKTAPTYSAPAYSEPTKTAPAYSEPTKTAPAYSAPVYSAPAYSAPAYSAPAYSAPAYSEPAKPAPAYSEPTKTAPAYSAPAYSAPAYSAPAYSEPAKTAPAYSEPTKTAPAYSTPAYSAPAYSAPAYTAPAYSAPAYSAPAYSEPAKTAPTYSAPAYSEPAKPPTYSEQTKSAPAYSEPTKTAPAYSAPAYSAPAYSAPAYSEPAKPAPAYSAPAYPAPTYSAPTYSSPTYTSSTYSAPEPSDQDYNPVYSAPADSSQSAPSYSAPAYSTPSYSPPAYSAPAYSESVREYKPLTTAAPVYSAPAYTEKAPEYKTSTTAAPVYSPSAPSYSSPVYSAPAYTEKAPEYDSSTTASTVYSAPAYSSPVYSAPAYSSPVYSAPAYSAPVYSAPAYTEKAPEYKTPTTTSPVYAAPAYSAPVYTAPAYTEKAPEYKTPTTTSPVYAAPAYSAPVYAAPAYSAPVYSAPANTEKSPEYKTPTTTSPVYSAPAYTEKAPGYKTSTTAAPVYSAPAYTAKVTEYKTSTTAAPVYSAPSYTEKSPEYKTPTTSTPVYSAPAYTTKAPEYKTPTTAAPVYSAPTYTEKTTGYKAPTTAAPVYSSAPAYSVPAYSKPTAPAYTEKTPGYKTSTTAAPVYSTLAYTEKTVEYKTPITSAPAYSPSVYTDKSPISVYDSTASDYRASNTKLPANTASASIDEYSPVYDAPESVYKTPTKVVVTMETEDQGKKGYRGTGGAAGSAGSRGTGGSAGSRGTGGSAGSQGTDGSAGSRGTGGSAGSRGTGGVGGTRGSKGAVKYSEPEYNPASVRPSAGSYDKNKSTHSTMSRYPSDYETTGQIGDDTFGLKDNSKSKGKYTGSRPLASKSPAANEKVIDTNKRIPNEYSSTNGKSRTQLERGAGSSTSGKTYATVGTTKYQDSDYKKPAGSASSESNSYTTTPHSVSVNYEKTKADSSTKGEISYGDKRVTVKVPSTNKAAILDKWATVSPVTETELALTEQKGSTGDYKSSPRQRIKGRLNVNSKNQQLTTSVAQPSVKLVDSSASSVSLALNKNDGKVSTGSSGSEYGHRYLEKITVAQATAKNETLGPEVCVRAGLFRHPSDCQKFYECYWDRWIHQYTVHIFKCPVHLVYDDYITACNWPLDGPACVPHEAVKLYPQLLSTV